The genomic DNA CGAGGAGAAGAAGCTTTAGGAGGAAAATAATATGAGTATTTTGCCTGAAAGACTAGATGAAGTTCTAGGAGAAGAAATATATAAACGTGAAGATAGCAATCTAGTACAGGATGCTTTAAAAAGGCTAGGTGTAAACGCATCAGATACTTTCCAAGAATTTTATTTCCAGTATGCCGGACCTTTTTGGGAAGAGCATGTACCCTTTGAATTACTAGATATAGCAGATGAAGAAAATAATATTGAATCATACACACTCATTTTTAGAAAAGAACATAGTTTTCCGAAGCAATATCTTGTTTTAAGTGAAATGTCAGCAAATGCTGTATTAGTGTTGGATACTGTAACAGATAAAGTTTATATAGTAAATTTTGAGGGTGGAGATGAACTGCTTTTAAAAGGAGAGTTAAAGGAAACTTGGTCATCGTTTTTTGATTTCTTGAAGGCATATTTTGATTGTTAATTATTGTTCAATAAAAGATAATTCATAGATACTTAAAACCTTGATTGGTAATATGCCTTTCAAGGTTTTTTAACTTTAAGAACTCTATGGTTAAAAACAATATCACTTTTGAATCAAAAACTCATGATGGTTAGCAAACTTACGAGATTGGTTGCAGTGACATTTAAATATAACTACCACACTTACTACTTGATTTAAATTTACACATGGGAATGACAAAGCTCGTTGTAATAATTAAGGAATAAAAGGTCTTTCTAGCGTAAAGAGTCCTGGAAAATCACCGAAAGTGAACAACAGTAAACCTTACAGCAAAGAATTTATCCAAGAAAAGATCAACGTAGCGAAAGCGGGAATGGGCAAGGTGAAAGTCCCTGTACTTTATCGAGAGCAACTGTCGACAGGCTATTCTTCTCTGCCGATTGTTGGAATGGGAACAAAGCCGCTCGGTGAGATTCGTCCGCAAATGTTTTCGGTGAAGAGTGAGGAAGGTAGGGGTACGGGTAATCCAAACCATCAGGTAAGGGTATATCGTAGTATCGAGGACACTGTTTTAAATAAAGAGTATGAAATAATTACCAGAAGGGGAACGTATGTTACTAAAATAGTAGCAGATGAAAAACTTGTTGTAGATATGCCTTATATAGGTAAGGGAAAACAAAATACAAATTCAGAAGGATGGCTAAGAGATAATAAGTATTATTTTAATGAAATATACAGATTACATCCTGAGTACTTTAGTGATGCTAACATCAAAAATCTTAATAATGGATGGGCTATTGTAAATGGTATTAGGTCAATAAAGTAGACACAAATTTTTTAGATTTTTATCCTCTACCGCGCTTTCGCTTGGTGGCCTCTTCATTCAAGAACAGAATGACTTCTGTTCTTGAATGAAGAGGAAAAGTGTATCTTGTGTTAACTTGCAGCTTTACTAAGGTACATACGTTCGTATTCGGACGGCGAAAGGTATCCATTGGCCGAATGAATTCTTTTTGAATTATAGAATATTTCGATATATTCATAGATTTCTTTTTTGGCCTGTTCTCTCGTCTTATATTTAGTTAGATAGATAAGTTCTTTCTTTAGCACACTATGAAAGGATTCAATGCAGGCATTATCATAACAGTTTCCCTTTCTGCTCATGCTTATATCCATCTCATACTTAGTCAATTTCTTTTGATAATCTTTTGAACAATATTGGCTGCCGCGATCTGAATGATGAAGAACAGAGCCAAGGGGTGGCTTCTGGCGGTTATATGCCCGATCCAGAGCGTTAATCACCAACTCTTTTGTCATTGTCTTATCCACGGACCAGCCAACAATTTTGCGAGAAAATAAATCCATTACGCTTGCTAAATAGAGCCAGCCTTCTGAAGTTGGAATATAAGTGATATCAGCGACCCATACTTTATTCGGTGCATCTACTTTAAATTCTTGATTAAGCTTATTCTCGTAGACTGGAAGAGAATGCTTTGAATTGGTAGTCGCTTTATATTTTTTAACTGTCTTTGACCGGAGATTCTCTTCTTTCATGATACGAGCTACTGTTTTTTGGCAGACAGGCACTCCTTTTCTTTCAAGGTCTTTTGCAATCTTTGGACTTCCATAAAGTCCCCTGGATTCTAAATATGATTTATGAACGTGCTTAACTAAAGTTTTATGGCGTTTTGCTTTTTCACTTTCAGGGCGATCCACCCATTTGTGATAGCCGCTTCGGGAAACCTTCATGACCTTGCACATCTTCTCCACACGGAAAATGAAGCGATTCTCATAGATGAATGAGAAAATTACCGATGGTCTTTCACGAAGAAGTGCATAGCCTTTTTTAAGATTGCATTCTCCTCCTCAAGATCACGTAGCCGTTTTTGCATTGCTTTTAATTGTTGAGCTTCTGTCATGTTTGGAAAAGAAGCTTCAATAAACTCTTCACCATATTTCTTTTTCCAATTGTGAATGGTATTTGGACTAATACCCAGATCCCTAGCCGTCTGGGCAACCGACTTGTTTTGTTCAATCATCATTTGGACTGTACTTCTTTTAAAATCTTCATCAAATGTTTGTCTGCTCATTTGGACACCTCATATTATTAGTTATTTTAATAATAAACTGTGTCTACTTTTGAGTCTAACATCAAAATGATGCTATCTTTAGGAAACATTTCCCTCAGTATGATATTGTCGGGTTAAAAGGAAAACCTTTAGTTCATCATCATATATTGGTGGTGGTGGTCAAGCAATGGCTATCCCACAACCGTTGCATCCGGGGAGTGGAGGAATCCATAATATTGAGAAACGAATAGGTATATGGGGGAAAGATCAGGAAAATGCTGAACGTCTTCAAGTATTTATTAAGTAATTTCTCTGGAGGTATAGCATGGAAATAAAAAAAGCATTAGATCATTATTTCAAAGAACTTATCAGCGTATGGGATAAAAAATACGGTACATATCCTAAAGCGCCATGGGATGAAGAGATTGATCCTCTACTGTATTTAAGTAGTCCAGATGAAGAAGAATATGTTTATTGGAAGCCTATTGAAAAAGTTGAATTAGATGACTTTACAAAAATTGAAAAAGAACTTGGTATTAATATTCATTATGCAATTAAAGAATATTTTAATTCGTACTGGTTCTTAAACTTACAAGGCTTTTACGGTTCACGATTAGTTAATCTTGAACCTGTAGAGCCAGGTAAACCTATATTAAGATTTTTTCAAACAATGAAACGATACGAAGAGAATAACGGGAGAGAATTTAGATATATACAAATAGGATTTGCCTCTCCTGAAG from Bacillus aquiflavi includes the following:
- a CDS encoding SMI1/KNR4 family protein, which encodes MSILPERLDEVLGEEIYKREDSNLVQDALKRLGVNASDTFQEFYFQYAGPFWEEHVPFELLDIADEENNIESYTLIFRKEHSFPKQYLVLSEMSANAVLVLDTVTDKVYIVNFEGGDELLLKGELKETWSSFFDFLKAYFDC
- a CDS encoding IS3 family transposase (programmed frameshift), which translates into the protein MSRQTFDEDFKRSTVQMMIEQNKSVAQTARDLGISPNTIHNWKKKYGEEFIEASFPNMTEAQQLKAMQKRLRDLEEENAILKKANALLRERPSVIFSFIYENRFIFRVEKMCKVMKVSRSGYHKWVDRPESEKAKRHKTLVKHVHKSYLESRGLYGSPKIAKDLERKGVPVCQKTVARIMKEENLRSKTVKKYKATTNSKHSLPVYENKLNQEFKVDAPNKVWVADITYIPTSEGWLYLASVMDLFSRKIVGWSVDKTMTKELVINALDRAYNRQKPPLGSVLHHSDRGSQYCSKDYQKKLTKYEMDISMSRKGNCYDNACIESFHSVLKKELIYLTKYKTREQAKKEIYEYIEIFYNSKRIHSANGYLSPSEYERMYLSKAAS
- a CDS encoding SecY-interacting protein Syd — protein: MEIKKALDHYFKELISVWDKKYGTYPKAPWDEEIDPLLYLSSPDEEEYVYWKPIEKVELDDFTKIEKELGINIHYAIKEYFNSYWFLNLQGFYGSRLVNLEPVEPGKPILRFFQTMKRYEENNGREFRYIQIGFASPEDMAIIFDNETGKILIENYETEENEFLANSLSELINNLKIEWEV